From bacterium, the proteins below share one genomic window:
- a CDS encoding portal protein, with protein MAESIRTQFEREDAERSSFLDLCRECAALTIPSILLPLGQTAGGRIPITYQSIGADGLSTLVSKVLVALFPPLGPWFRMSPGPQVREKAGAAGWQAFDDYLYGRELQLISKFEKSNYRMVIRQCLESIFCVGNGLLQELDNYNYRSFRLDSWIPIRGSDGQILQIVVKEKVHVLELTDDQLALCEIKREDVEKVGYSEQWKDQYTRARLQRDGTWVITQEIKDKEFNRSEERVSPFIPIGYIELSGENHARGFIEERIGDLRSHNGLSKALLDGYIAMTMLRPIFDSSKGYTTDAFTRPNGVPVEGRVEGETPNGLAFLHTNKSMDMGGALMGLTQIEKRLGKQMLMESATQPQGERVTAYQVDRIRQEIDGALGGAFVNIAGELQIPLLKRLEHRMERDRLLIPIPAQFKKDVDISITTGLEALARQLSAQKLLGALQSVAQLPGALQEIRLDVAMRELFKGTGLSVDQFFKTMAEKQAEQQAAIAQQAQVAANEQKAKTAGNLMEMAAESQLQKPG; from the coding sequence GATCACCTACCAGTCCATCGGGGCGGATGGACTTTCGACGCTCGTGAGCAAGGTTCTGGTAGCGCTGTTCCCGCCGCTTGGCCCGTGGTTCCGCATGTCGCCCGGACCCCAGGTGCGCGAGAAGGCCGGGGCCGCAGGCTGGCAGGCGTTTGACGATTACCTCTACGGGCGGGAACTGCAACTCATTTCCAAGTTCGAGAAGTCCAACTACCGCATGGTCATCCGGCAGTGCCTTGAGTCCATATTCTGCGTCGGCAACGGGCTGTTGCAGGAGTTGGACAACTACAACTATCGGTCTTTTCGGTTGGATTCGTGGATTCCCATTCGCGGCTCCGATGGGCAGATTCTTCAAATCGTCGTCAAAGAGAAGGTGCATGTCCTTGAACTGACGGACGACCAACTGGCGTTGTGCGAGATCAAGCGCGAAGATGTAGAGAAGGTCGGATACTCTGAACAGTGGAAAGACCAGTACACGCGCGCACGGCTTCAGCGCGATGGGACTTGGGTAATCACTCAGGAAATCAAGGACAAGGAGTTCAACCGCTCCGAGGAACGCGTGTCCCCGTTCATCCCCATAGGGTACATCGAACTGTCCGGGGAGAATCACGCGCGCGGATTCATCGAGGAACGCATCGGCGACCTGCGTTCTCACAACGGCCTGTCCAAAGCCCTGCTGGACGGGTACATCGCCATGACGATGCTCCGGCCCATCTTCGACTCCTCAAAGGGGTATACGACCGACGCATTCACGCGCCCGAATGGCGTACCCGTAGAGGGCCGCGTAGAAGGCGAGACGCCCAATGGGCTGGCGTTCCTGCACACGAACAAAAGCATGGACATGGGCGGCGCGCTTATGGGGTTGACGCAGATTGAGAAGCGGTTGGGCAAGCAAATGCTCATGGAGTCCGCCACGCAGCCGCAGGGCGAGCGCGTGACCGCCTATCAGGTTGACCGCATCCGGCAGGAGATTGATGGCGCTTTGGGTGGCGCTTTCGTCAACATTGCGGGCGAACTGCAAATTCCCCTGCTGAAACGCCTTGAGCACCGCATGGAGCGCGACCGGCTGCTGATCCCCATCCCCGCGCAATTCAAGAAGGACGTGGACATTTCCATTACCACGGGTCTTGAGGCGTTGGCCCGCCAACTGTCCGCGCAGAAGTTGCTTGGCGCGCTGCAATCCGTCGCGCAGTTGCCCGGCGCATTGCAGGAGATCCGCCTCGATGTCGCCATGCGCGAGTTGTTCAAGGGCACGGGCCTGTCCGTGGACCAGTTCTTCAAGACGATGGCGGAGAAGCAGGCGGAACAGCAGGCGGCCATTGCGCAGCAGGCGCAGGTTGCCGCGAACGAGCAGAAGGCGAAAACGGCTGGTAATCTCATGGAGATGGCCGCAGAAAGCCAACTGCAAAAACCGGGATAA